One part of the Humulus lupulus chromosome 9, drHumLupu1.1, whole genome shotgun sequence genome encodes these proteins:
- the LOC133800138 gene encoding uncharacterized protein LOC133800138, whose product MAGQNRLMELNELEEFQNEAYENAKIYKEKSKAFHDKRILRKDFQPGDKVLLFNSRLKLFPGKLKSRWSGPYTVVFSLPYGAVQVHSEKMGDFKVNGQRLKHYLEGPVETCRSVVELELI is encoded by the coding sequence ATGGCGGGACAGAATAGGCTTATGGAGTTAAATGAACTAGAGGAATTCcaaaatgaagcctatgagaatgcGAAGATATATAAGGAGAAATCGAAGGCTTTTCATGATAAGAGAATATTAAGGAAGGATTTTCAACCAGGGGATAAAGTTTTGCTCTTTAATTCTAGGCTTAAACTTTTTCCTGgaaaattgaagtcaagatggtctgGACCGTATACGGTAGTCTTCTCACTTCCTTATGGAGCAGTACAAGTTCATAGTGAAAAGATGGGAGATTTTAAGGTGAACGGACAGAGATTGAAGCATTACTTGGAGGGTCCGGTGGAGACATGTAGGTCCGTGGTCGAGTTGGAACTGATTTGA